Proteins from a genomic interval of Rubinisphaera italica:
- a CDS encoding alcohol dehydrogenase catalytic domain-containing protein, which produces MTGLMLQNGKLEVQTDLHLPQPPDKEVLVKVRMAGVCETDLQLVQGYMNYEGILGHEFVGVPATGKFAGRRVAADINCCTLEHCPYCPENRHHCPRRSVIGILNRPGAFAEYLSVPEENLYVVPESISDERAVFIEPLAAAFQVLEQTDISENSHVVVLGDGRLGYLTAQVVALTGAKLLVVGKHTEKLRRFQDRKIETVSLENLERTRSSDFVIDCTGSVTGLPLALQLVRPQGTIVMKTTVAEPYQIDLSQVIIDELKVIGSRCGPFPRAIDALSKTKSK; this is translated from the coding sequence ATGACTGGACTCATGCTGCAGAATGGCAAGCTGGAAGTTCAAACCGATTTACATCTCCCACAGCCTCCCGATAAAGAAGTCCTCGTTAAGGTGCGGATGGCCGGCGTCTGCGAGACCGATTTGCAACTCGTCCAAGGGTATATGAATTATGAAGGAATTCTCGGACATGAATTTGTCGGAGTGCCTGCGACTGGGAAATTCGCTGGACGGAGAGTCGCTGCGGATATCAATTGTTGTACGCTCGAACATTGTCCGTATTGTCCAGAGAATCGACATCATTGTCCCCGGAGGAGTGTGATTGGCATTTTGAATCGACCGGGAGCATTTGCGGAATATCTGAGTGTTCCAGAAGAAAATCTTTATGTCGTCCCTGAGAGTATTTCGGATGAAAGAGCGGTGTTTATTGAACCACTGGCAGCCGCGTTCCAGGTTCTTGAACAGACAGACATTTCAGAGAACTCTCACGTTGTAGTGCTGGGCGACGGACGGTTGGGCTATTTAACCGCACAGGTTGTTGCCTTGACCGGCGCCAAACTTCTCGTCGTCGGAAAACACACAGAAAAGCTGCGGCGATTTCAGGATCGTAAAATCGAAACAGTCTCGTTAGAGAATCTTGAGAGAACTCGAAGTTCCGATTTCGTGATTGACTGCACTGGTTCTGTGACGGGTTTACCGCTGGCGTTACAGCTTGTTCGTCCTCAGGGAACCATAGTGATGAAGACAACTGTTGCCGAGCCTTACCAGATTGATCTGTCACAAGTTATCATCGACGAACTGAAGGTCATCGGCTCTCGTTGTGGTCCATTTCCGAGAGCGATTGATGCACTTTCTAAAAC
- a CDS encoding lipopolysaccharide biosynthesis protein encodes MSLKFNVLISWLAHAVTLGIGFLLMPYILHTVGDNTYGTWLLLNSIAGQTGLLYLGFGEAISRFTSKYHTEKKWIELNRTFSCITSVYFGSAAVAIGIGIVCAIAAPWVNEWPGQSLWEIRAVILILGLNAAISIAGSSFGGVLMGIQRFDVERSIIITINLLRLGLTVLFLQQSQGLITLALIFLAVTIIENAATCCMAFRLIPTLQLRFRHLRKRVYKRCFSFSMFTFLSLIAEHLIYMTDTILIGFLLGPAAVVPYFIASRVCDMIRAPVMQIGYVFMPKAGQLQSSRQNTELQTLVCRGFGLTVVLAGSALIGVFYFSPQFIEVWIGPGYQQSSWLLMILLAGQLIALPTQLIRHVLTGTGYVRLPALLFLTEAICNLILSLILLPYLGLYGVAIGTLVPLVIFEGGVLLPMGMKQLGLTVPQLFKQGVLTQWIPLSLILVYSYFVHNLNIQPEWTQILGVFTGAIIVLVGGIGLSERIRSQARTQSTQLSQNIISTGN; translated from the coding sequence GTGTCCCTTAAATTTAATGTCCTGATCAGCTGGCTCGCTCATGCAGTGACGCTCGGTATCGGCTTCCTCTTGATGCCGTATATCCTGCACACAGTTGGGGACAATACGTACGGAACCTGGTTGCTGCTCAACTCCATCGCCGGTCAAACAGGATTATTATACTTGGGATTCGGCGAAGCGATTTCTCGCTTCACTTCAAAATACCACACCGAGAAGAAATGGATCGAACTGAACCGGACATTCAGTTGCATCACGTCCGTTTATTTCGGATCAGCTGCAGTCGCGATCGGAATAGGAATCGTGTGTGCAATCGCCGCCCCCTGGGTGAATGAATGGCCGGGTCAATCGCTCTGGGAAATTCGAGCGGTGATTCTGATTCTGGGCCTAAATGCAGCAATCTCGATAGCCGGGAGCTCATTCGGGGGTGTGCTGATGGGCATTCAAAGGTTCGATGTCGAACGCAGCATCATCATTACGATTAACCTGTTGCGACTCGGACTGACAGTTCTTTTTCTGCAACAGTCCCAGGGACTGATTACGCTGGCTTTGATTTTCCTGGCAGTGACAATCATCGAAAATGCAGCCACCTGCTGCATGGCCTTTCGGCTCATTCCAACTCTGCAACTGCGATTTCGACATCTAAGAAAGCGAGTTTACAAACGCTGCTTTTCTTTCAGCATGTTTACATTTCTATCGCTGATCGCAGAACATCTCATCTACATGACCGATACCATTTTGATCGGTTTTTTATTGGGACCGGCTGCAGTTGTTCCTTATTTCATCGCGTCTCGTGTCTGCGATATGATCCGTGCCCCCGTCATGCAGATTGGTTATGTCTTCATGCCGAAAGCAGGACAATTGCAGTCATCCAGACAGAACACTGAACTGCAAACGCTGGTCTGTCGAGGCTTTGGACTCACGGTTGTGCTGGCTGGTTCTGCTCTGATAGGTGTGTTCTATTTCAGCCCGCAATTTATTGAAGTCTGGATTGGCCCGGGTTATCAGCAGAGTTCCTGGCTGTTAATGATTCTGCTCGCAGGTCAATTGATCGCATTGCCAACTCAACTGATTCGCCATGTCTTAACTGGAACAGGATATGTGCGTTTACCAGCCTTATTGTTTTTAACCGAAGCTATCTGCAATCTGATCCTCTCTTTAATCCTGCTCCCTTATCTTGGCTTGTACGGAGTGGCGATTGGCACACTGGTTCCTCTCGTTATTTTTGAAGGAGGAGTCCTGCTGCCGATGGGAATGAAGCAGTTGGGATTGACGGTTCCCCAATTGTTCAAACAGGGTGTGCTGACACAATGGATTCCACTCTCGTTGATCCTGGTTTACTCCTATTTTGTCCACAACCTGAATATTCAACCCGAGTGGACACAGATCCTAGGCGTGTTTACCGGAGCAATTATTGTCCTGGTCGGTGGGATTGGATTATCGGAACGCATCCGCTCTCAAGCTCGAACACAAAGCACTCAATTGAGTCAAAACATCATCTCCACGGGGAATTGA
- a CDS encoding GNAT family N-acetyltransferase, whose translation MIEAISQTDQQSSSTEYSERIDGLMPAEIVHHPLHLKMYGMNDRAKVLLSWRELEQRLPSVPIACSAAWTENWLQQYGDIVRPWFVVATANGVIEGVCLLSESNSKLFGIFPVKTLNMGTAGEPHGQSVCVEYNELLVSDHYREKFVYQLQKLIASERGWDQFVLSGISAKEGTSWPILSDQYSDMRDTSTRIRECRYFDLKACRDAGEEILQRLGKSTKSNLKRRSNQLDPLAIDWAESTEQALEIFEELIKLHQARWQAVGMPGAFASDRFKQFLRTLIEKTFANKGVVLARITSKGKTIGCLYLLNDRNRLLDYVSGFVSFEEAPSPGLMSHYVCMQEAMKRGYDAYDFLVGEKQHKANLGKSAQQLQWIICERRRLKYCLRDAVQYSKQIVKKFLKRDTNKKP comes from the coding sequence ATGATTGAAGCCATTTCTCAAACAGATCAACAGAGTTCTTCGACTGAATACTCAGAGCGAATAGACGGCTTGATGCCCGCAGAGATCGTTCATCATCCTTTGCATCTCAAAATGTATGGGATGAACGATCGTGCTAAGGTCCTGCTCTCCTGGCGTGAACTTGAACAGCGGTTGCCATCAGTGCCTATTGCCTGTTCTGCAGCATGGACAGAAAACTGGCTTCAGCAATATGGAGACATTGTTCGTCCCTGGTTTGTGGTCGCGACTGCGAATGGTGTTATTGAAGGGGTCTGTTTACTTTCGGAATCGAACAGTAAACTGTTCGGTATATTTCCGGTGAAGACATTGAATATGGGGACAGCCGGAGAACCTCATGGGCAGAGTGTCTGCGTTGAATACAACGAATTACTTGTGAGCGATCATTATCGAGAAAAGTTCGTCTACCAACTCCAGAAACTGATTGCCTCAGAACGAGGTTGGGATCAGTTTGTTCTGAGTGGTATTTCAGCGAAAGAAGGCACGAGCTGGCCGATACTTAGTGATCAGTACTCTGACATGCGCGATACATCGACTCGTATTCGTGAGTGTCGCTACTTCGATCTGAAAGCCTGCCGGGATGCGGGTGAGGAAATTCTGCAACGCCTCGGCAAAAGTACAAAATCAAATTTGAAACGACGCAGCAATCAGCTCGACCCCCTTGCCATCGACTGGGCAGAATCGACCGAACAGGCTTTGGAAATCTTCGAAGAACTGATCAAACTCCACCAGGCCCGCTGGCAAGCCGTGGGAATGCCGGGAGCCTTTGCCAGTGATCGTTTCAAGCAGTTTCTAAGGACTTTAATTGAAAAAACATTCGCCAATAAAGGTGTTGTGCTCGCTCGAATTACCTCCAAAGGAAAGACAATTGGCTGCCTGTATTTACTGAACGATCGCAACCGACTTCTAGATTATGTTTCTGGTTTTGTCTCGTTTGAAGAAGCCCCCAGTCCTGGTTTGATGTCGCATTACGTCTGCATGCAGGAAGCAATGAAGCGAGGCTATGATGCTTACGATTTTCTGGTCGGCGAAAAACAGCATAAAGCGAACCTGGGAAAATCGGCTCAGCAACTGCAGTGGATTATCTGTGAACGAAGGCGTTTGAAATACTGCCTGCGAGATGCCGTTCAGTATTCGAAGCAGATCGTTAAGAAATTTTTAAAGCGAGATACAAATAAAAAGCCGTAG
- a CDS encoding O-antigen ligase family protein, translated as MKVTPSQIGFILFLLANATIYVRPWEVFPQLEGVQIYVFLILAAVAVCHKQIQNHLAPANLFAQPIMLCVMGLLLAVPLSHITNGYLGGALRGTVMMFKTVVYFVVLVAVIDSTRRFRMFIISLALCGIFCIGVSVADYHGVIPIESLTHIKERTGYTTTGVDIFLIRLCGLGMFHDPNDMSLLIITTGFLCLSQLFDKQWGIARIFWIFPFPLLALAMWDTHSRGGLIAAGAGMMAYLAMKHGRAFAMTAIGLGVLAAPLALGRMANLDLSGGTGQQRIRLWAEGFAAIQSPKILFGIGEGMYEALANYVAHNSYVHAFVELGLFGGTMFVGCLFFAAYGLYSLKRDNDVIYDERLKYYQPYVAAILAAWCAGFLSLSRCYTPPTYSIIGMATAFINVTGIHLFPIRPVLWLNKPLAQRWLASSALVFATMFLATKLLAKF; from the coding sequence ATGAAAGTGACACCCTCCCAAATAGGGTTCATCCTGTTCTTACTTGCCAATGCGACAATTTACGTTCGTCCATGGGAAGTCTTCCCTCAGCTTGAGGGGGTGCAGATCTACGTCTTTTTGATTCTGGCTGCGGTCGCGGTTTGTCACAAACAGATTCAAAATCATCTGGCCCCGGCCAATCTGTTTGCTCAGCCAATCATGCTTTGTGTCATGGGCTTACTGCTCGCAGTTCCGCTTTCACATATTACAAATGGCTACCTGGGTGGTGCATTACGCGGCACCGTAATGATGTTCAAGACAGTCGTCTACTTCGTTGTGCTGGTAGCGGTTATCGATTCTACCCGTCGCTTTCGGATGTTTATCATTTCACTGGCGTTATGCGGCATCTTCTGCATTGGTGTCAGTGTCGCCGATTATCATGGCGTGATTCCGATTGAGTCACTCACCCATATCAAAGAACGAACCGGTTATACCACAACTGGAGTAGATATCTTTCTGATTCGATTATGCGGATTGGGTATGTTTCACGACCCGAATGATATGTCGTTATTAATTATCACGACTGGATTTCTGTGTCTGTCTCAGTTATTCGATAAACAATGGGGAATCGCAAGGATCTTCTGGATTTTCCCCTTCCCACTGCTGGCGCTTGCCATGTGGGACACTCACTCTCGCGGAGGCTTAATTGCTGCCGGTGCCGGGATGATGGCCTATCTCGCAATGAAACATGGGCGCGCATTCGCAATGACGGCTATCGGACTGGGAGTACTTGCTGCTCCGCTGGCATTGGGGCGAATGGCGAATCTGGATTTGTCCGGCGGAACGGGTCAGCAGCGAATCCGATTGTGGGCCGAAGGCTTTGCCGCGATTCAATCTCCCAAAATTCTGTTCGGCATTGGCGAAGGGATGTACGAAGCACTGGCCAACTATGTCGCTCATAATTCCTATGTGCATGCCTTTGTCGAGTTAGGATTATTCGGCGGGACGATGTTCGTCGGTTGCTTATTCTTTGCCGCTTATGGCTTGTACTCGCTCAAAAGAGATAACGATGTCATCTACGATGAGCGTCTCAAGTATTATCAGCCGTATGTCGCGGCCATCCTGGCCGCCTGGTGTGCCGGCTTTCTGTCACTTTCCCGCTGCTATACTCCGCCAACTTACTCAATCATCGGAATGGCAACCGCCTTTATCAATGTTACGGGAATTCATCTGTTCCCAATTCGTCCGGTGTTATGGTTAAACAAACCACTGGCACAACGCTGGCTCGCCAGCAGTGCATTGGTGTTTGCCACTATGTTTTTAGCGACAAAATTACTGGCGAAGTTTTGA